A window of the Cystobacter fuscus genome harbors these coding sequences:
- a CDS encoding 4'-phosphopantetheinyl transferase family protein — MSLPPSPPPSPLPRPDEVHLWIVEPERVTEPRLLAAYLALLGAEERDRHQRFRFEKHRQQFLVSHALVRVCLSRYAPVAPQDWRFSTNAYGRPEIAGEGLPRLRFNLSHTDGMAVCAVAHEMEVGADVEHSGRMGQTVELAESFFAPSEVADLHSLPEALQRERFFDYWTLKESYIKARGAGLSLPLDQFAFHLAPGQPPRISFDARMVDEPEAWQFVQLRLSAEHPAAVAVRRTRGLPLSVRCQRCVPLASEESPWRVAPGER; from the coding sequence ATGAGTCTCCCTCCTTCTCCTCCTCCCTCGCCGCTGCCTCGCCCCGACGAGGTCCACCTGTGGATCGTGGAGCCGGAGCGGGTGACGGAGCCCCGGCTGCTCGCGGCCTACCTGGCCCTGCTCGGCGCCGAGGAGCGGGATCGGCATCAGCGCTTCCGCTTCGAGAAACACCGGCAGCAGTTCCTCGTGTCCCATGCCCTGGTGCGCGTCTGCCTGTCGCGTTACGCGCCGGTGGCGCCCCAGGACTGGCGCTTCTCCACCAACGCCTACGGGCGCCCGGAGATCGCGGGAGAGGGACTGCCCCGGTTGCGCTTCAATCTCTCTCACACCGATGGCATGGCGGTGTGCGCGGTGGCTCATGAGATGGAGGTGGGCGCGGACGTGGAGCACTCGGGGCGCATGGGCCAGACGGTGGAGCTGGCCGAGTCCTTCTTCGCGCCCTCGGAAGTCGCGGACCTGCATTCCCTGCCCGAAGCGCTCCAGCGCGAGCGCTTCTTCGACTACTGGACGCTCAAGGAGTCCTACATCAAGGCCCGTGGCGCCGGGTTGAGTCTGCCCCTGGATCAGTTCGCCTTCCACCTGGCGCCGGGGCAGCCGCCGCGCATCTCCTTCGATGCGCGCATGGTGGACGAGCCCGAGGCGTGGCAGTTCGTGCAACTGCGGCTGTCGGCGGAGCACCCGGCGGCGGTGGCGGTGCGCCGCACCCGGGGGCTCCCGCTCTCCGTGCGCTGCCAGCGGTGCGTCCCCCTGGCCAGCGAGGAGTCTCCCTGGAGGGTGGCTCCGGGGGAGCGTTGA
- a CDS encoding thioesterase II family protein, translating into MPPVPHPWFPLRQPNPHARLRVFSFPYAGGGASIYNGWTTALPAGIEWVSVQIPGRERRILEKPFQQLPPLLDVLEEALAPLLDKPFVFFGYSMGTRIALGLAQRWQARGAPLPLGMVMAAAGAPHRPRESRGALSDAEFIELLRKYEGTPAEIFAHKELLDMVLPTLRADFAIADAMMPSLPVRCPISVYGGLEDPYVTLSMLEPWSELTTGEFRTRSFPGKHFFLRTAREPLLSALREDLVRWAPDVGT; encoded by the coding sequence GTGCCTCCCGTTCCACATCCCTGGTTTCCCCTCCGGCAGCCCAACCCCCACGCGCGCCTGCGTGTCTTCAGTTTTCCCTACGCGGGCGGAGGCGCCTCCATCTACAACGGATGGACCACGGCCCTGCCCGCGGGCATCGAGTGGGTCTCCGTCCAGATTCCGGGCCGCGAGCGCCGGATCCTGGAGAAGCCCTTCCAGCAGCTCCCGCCGCTGCTCGATGTCCTGGAAGAGGCCCTGGCGCCGCTCCTGGACAAGCCCTTCGTCTTCTTCGGCTACAGCATGGGCACGCGCATCGCCCTGGGGCTCGCGCAGCGCTGGCAGGCCCGGGGCGCGCCGCTGCCGCTCGGCATGGTGATGGCCGCCGCGGGAGCACCCCACCGGCCCCGCGAGTCCCGGGGAGCGCTGAGCGACGCGGAGTTCATCGAGCTGCTGCGCAAGTACGAGGGCACGCCCGCGGAGATCTTCGCCCACAAGGAACTGCTGGACATGGTGTTGCCCACCCTGCGCGCGGACTTCGCCATCGCCGACGCCATGATGCCCTCCCTGCCCGTGCGCTGTCCGATCTCCGTCTACGGCGGACTGGAGGATCCCTACGTGACGCTGTCGATGCTCGAGCCCTGGAGCGAGCTGACGACGGGGGAGTTCCGGACGCGCAGCTTCCCCGGCAAGCACTTCTTCCTGCGCACCGCGCGCGAGCCCCTGCTGAGCGCCCTGCGCGAGGATCTCGTGCGCTGGGCGCCCGACGTGGGCACGTAG
- a CDS encoding TAXI family TRAP transporter solute-binding subunit, with translation MKTDTLKDQLRRTSRRDLWLVLGPSILLAIAAFAVAFYFIKPAPPKTLVVAAAQDEGGFNYFARRYRDILARHGVTLEIRPTQGSLTSLDMLTGDKAEADVAFVQSGSAAGRPQAPNIVSLGGLTHIPLWVFYRGEPLDDVRGLRGKRVAVGSLESGTRALALTLLKANAVEQSPTELLALERDEALARLKRGELDAVFLVASAEAPFVRKLIAEPGIRLLSFARGEAYVRRFPYLSRLVLPRGVLNLEADLPEQDVVLLAPMASLVARDSLHPALAYLLLSAASEVHGGAGILDRSGEFPAALEGEYPLSGEARRYYKSGPPLLQRYLPFWAANLVDRLWLMLVPIIAVVVPLGRAVPALVQWRIRSRIVRWYARLKEIELQLEENPGRKMLEDMLSRLDEAEREVNRIPMPLAYAENLYFFREHIDVVRRRVTRRLSGAPDESEALTQRVVVS, from the coding sequence CTGAAGACGGACACTCTCAAGGACCAGCTCCGGCGCACCTCGCGGCGCGATTTGTGGCTCGTCCTCGGGCCCTCGATCCTGCTCGCGATCGCCGCGTTCGCCGTGGCCTTCTACTTCATCAAGCCCGCGCCCCCGAAGACGCTCGTCGTCGCGGCCGCCCAGGATGAGGGGGGCTTCAATTACTTCGCGCGTCGCTACCGGGACATCCTCGCGCGCCACGGCGTCACCCTGGAGATCCGCCCGACCCAGGGCTCGCTCACCAGTCTGGACATGCTCACTGGCGACAAGGCGGAGGCCGACGTGGCCTTCGTCCAGAGCGGCTCGGCCGCGGGGCGTCCCCAGGCGCCCAACATCGTCTCGCTCGGGGGTCTGACCCACATCCCCCTGTGGGTCTTCTACCGGGGCGAGCCCCTCGATGACGTGCGCGGGCTGCGCGGCAAGCGCGTCGCCGTGGGCTCGCTCGAGAGTGGCACCCGCGCGCTCGCCCTCACGCTGCTCAAGGCCAATGCCGTGGAGCAATCGCCCACGGAGTTGCTCGCGCTCGAGCGCGACGAGGCCCTCGCGCGCCTCAAGCGGGGCGAGCTCGACGCGGTGTTCCTCGTCGCCTCCGCCGAGGCTCCCTTCGTGCGCAAGCTCATCGCGGAGCCCGGTATCCGCCTGCTCAGCTTCGCGCGGGGCGAGGCCTATGTCCGCCGCTTCCCCTACCTGTCCCGGCTCGTGCTGCCCCGGGGAGTGTTGAACCTCGAGGCGGATCTCCCCGAGCAGGATGTGGTGCTGCTCGCGCCCATGGCGAGCCTCGTGGCGCGGGACTCGCTCCATCCGGCGCTCGCCTACCTCCTGCTGAGCGCCGCGAGCGAGGTGCATGGCGGCGCGGGCATCCTGGATCGCTCGGGTGAGTTCCCCGCGGCGCTCGAGGGCGAGTACCCGCTGAGCGGAGAGGCGCGCCGCTACTACAAATCAGGCCCTCCGTTGCTCCAGCGCTACCTGCCCTTCTGGGCGGCGAACCTCGTGGACCGGCTCTGGCTGATGCTCGTGCCCATCATCGCCGTGGTGGTTCCGCTGGGCCGCGCCGTGCCCGCGCTGGTGCAGTGGCGGATCCGCTCGCGCATCGTCCGCTGGTACGCGCGCCTGAAGGAGATCGAGCTGCAGCTGGAGGAGAACCCGGGCCGCAAGATGTTGGAGGACATGCTCTCGCGGCTCGACGAGGCCGAGCGCGAGGTGAACCGCATCCCCATGCCCCTGGCGTACGCGGAGAACCTCTACTTCTTCCGCGAGCACATCGATGTCGTCCGCCGGCGCGTCACCCGGCGGCTGTCGGGTGCCCCTGATGAAAGCGAGGCCTTGACGCAGCGGGTGGTGGTCAGTTGA
- a CDS encoding Ppx/GppA phosphatase family protein: MADPTSRPVFAAIDVGTNAARLELARPGASGVLETMLKERDAIRPGEGVFSQGTMSPGAADRLVSTLRRYAAVCRRHEARVRAVATSALREARNQRDILQRVREEAGLELEVVSGEEEARLICLGVLHRTPPRTRSLLVDLGGGSTEVVLATGERPDAMWSLPLGAVRLTQLFDTSGEVSPSRLRSLRDFAEARLLETIPAALASPPFTAIGSSGTIRALVDFAARDGSCIASREDLASAAHVLARMSPERRREHFDARRADIIVAGAVLLERLVHHLGVDGITAVKRGLRDGLLVELWSHQDGTAGDEASRLGHGRVFPREARAVGLN, from the coding sequence ATGGCCGATCCGACCTCGCGACCCGTCTTCGCCGCCATCGACGTGGGCACCAACGCCGCCCGCCTGGAGCTGGCCCGGCCCGGCGCCTCGGGCGTGCTGGAGACCATGCTCAAGGAGCGCGACGCCATCCGTCCGGGTGAGGGCGTCTTCTCCCAGGGGACGATGTCTCCGGGGGCCGCGGATCGGCTGGTGAGCACGTTGCGCCGCTACGCGGCCGTGTGCCGGCGTCACGAGGCCCGGGTCCGGGCGGTGGCCACCAGCGCCCTCCGGGAGGCGCGCAACCAACGGGACATCCTCCAGCGGGTGCGCGAGGAGGCGGGGCTGGAGCTGGAGGTGGTGAGCGGCGAGGAGGAAGCGCGGCTCATCTGCCTGGGCGTCCTGCACCGCACGCCCCCGCGCACGCGCTCGCTGCTGGTGGATCTGGGCGGAGGCTCCACCGAGGTGGTGCTCGCCACCGGAGAGCGGCCCGATGCCATGTGGAGCCTGCCCCTGGGCGCGGTGCGGCTGACGCAACTGTTCGACACCTCCGGCGAGGTGTCCCCTTCCCGGCTGCGCTCGCTGCGCGACTTCGCCGAGGCGCGCCTGCTCGAGACGATCCCCGCCGCCCTCGCCTCTCCGCCCTTCACGGCGATCGGCTCCTCCGGCACCATCCGGGCCCTCGTGGACTTCGCGGCGCGTGATGGCTCCTGCATCGCGAGCCGGGAGGATCTCGCGAGCGCCGCGCACGTGCTGGCGCGGATGTCACCGGAGCGGCGGCGCGAGCACTTCGACGCGCGACGGGCCGACATCATCGTCGCCGGCGCCGTGCTGCTCGAGCGGCTGGTCCATCACCTGGGCGTGGACGGCATCACCGCCGTCAAGCGCGGCCTGCGGGATGGCCTGCTCGTGGAGCTGTGGTCCCACCAGGACGGCACGGCGGGCGACGAGGCCTCCCGCCTGGGACACGGGCGCGTCTTCCCACGCGAAGCACGCGCCGTGGGCCTCAACTGA
- a CDS encoding SET domain-containing histone-lysine N-methyltransferase — MSADTAASSSNQKLSNLLRWLEEGGARFPKLQLVRREDGERAVLAQAPISTGETVLQVPRTHMLTLELARESDIGRAIAEKLDPDNEDLYLASFLLQEKHREGSFWKPYIDSLPESYPQMPLFYGSDEHALLKGCFALTLLTHQAQSLQEDYLRLCRSVPGYERFTPGEFVWARLSVSSRLFSLKQGGYLGQTLVPLADMLNHRRPPDVLWETSEDGESFVMKANNAVAAGDEVHDSYGAKSNDLMLLHFGFLTEDNEHDEAFLGLRILDGDPLAATKQMLLMLPSPTTARPFKISRPYVHTTTRMAFSFLRIAAAVPNDIEDISSRVMSGERALGPLSVENEENVLELLAATCQARLSIFPTSLAQDEELLRGGSLSPNARNCVLVRRAEKQLIADYLEMTRTCLELLRTPREEVERLAALSDSPWGWFDAYVRTDLLKLILGE, encoded by the coding sequence ATGAGCGCCGACACCGCCGCATCCTCCTCGAATCAGAAGCTGTCGAACCTGCTGCGCTGGCTGGAAGAAGGAGGAGCCCGCTTTCCCAAGCTCCAACTCGTCCGGCGTGAGGACGGCGAGCGCGCCGTGCTCGCCCAGGCGCCCATCTCCACCGGGGAGACGGTGCTCCAGGTGCCTCGCACCCACATGCTCACCCTGGAGCTCGCGCGGGAGTCGGACATCGGGCGCGCCATCGCCGAGAAGCTCGATCCGGACAACGAGGACCTGTACCTGGCCTCCTTCCTCCTCCAGGAAAAGCACCGCGAGGGCTCCTTCTGGAAGCCCTACATCGACAGCCTCCCCGAGTCCTATCCCCAGATGCCCCTCTTCTATGGGAGCGACGAGCACGCCCTGCTCAAGGGCTGCTTCGCGCTGACCCTGCTGACGCACCAGGCCCAGTCGCTCCAGGAGGACTACCTGCGGTTGTGTCGCAGCGTCCCCGGCTACGAGCGCTTCACCCCCGGGGAGTTCGTCTGGGCCCGGCTCTCGGTGTCCTCGCGCCTGTTCAGCCTGAAACAGGGCGGCTACCTCGGACAGACGCTCGTGCCGCTGGCGGACATGCTCAACCACCGCCGCCCGCCCGATGTGCTCTGGGAGACCTCGGAGGATGGGGAGTCCTTCGTGATGAAGGCGAACAACGCCGTGGCCGCCGGCGACGAGGTCCACGACAGCTATGGAGCCAAGAGCAACGATCTGATGCTGCTGCACTTCGGCTTCCTGACGGAGGACAACGAGCACGACGAGGCCTTCCTCGGCCTGCGCATCCTCGATGGGGATCCGCTCGCGGCCACCAAGCAGATGCTGCTCATGCTCCCCTCTCCCACCACCGCGCGCCCCTTCAAGATCTCGCGCCCGTACGTCCATACGACCACCCGCATGGCGTTCTCCTTCCTGCGGATCGCCGCCGCCGTCCCGAATGACATCGAGGACATCTCCAGCCGGGTGATGTCCGGCGAGCGCGCCCTCGGACCCCTGAGTGTGGAAAACGAGGAGAATGTCCTCGAGCTGCTCGCCGCCACCTGCCAGGCCCGGCTCTCCATCTTCCCCACCTCGCTCGCGCAGGACGAAGAACTGCTGCGCGGCGGGTCCCTCTCGCCCAACGCGCGCAACTGCGTGCTCGTCCGGCGCGCGGAGAAGCAGCTCATCGCGGACTACCTCGAGATGACCCGCACCTGCCTCGAGCTGCTGCGCACGCCCCGGGAAGAAGTCGAGCGGCTCGCCGCCCTGTCCGACTCGCCCTGGGGCTGGTTCGACGCCTACGTGCGCACGGATCTGCTGAAGCTCATCCTCGGCGAGTGA
- the mdoH gene encoding glucans biosynthesis glucosyltransferase MdoH — translation MHAHSFSPGSAGLRRALVLGPAVLSTLVATGELIRLLCVRGFTLPEGVMTGLFALCFAWISLSFWAAVAGFVQTLLGKRPPGLRWPDAREEAAPLTSRIAVVMPIHNEDPTSVFANLQATYESVAATGRLESFDFYVLSDSTRLEAWVAEELAWSDLCRRVGGQGRIFYRRRSDNTGKKAGNLADFCERWGRRYDFMVVLDADSLMAGDTLVRMARLMELNPRVGILQAPPLCVGRTTLFARLQQFAGRVYGPVVAAGAAAWQLGESNYWGHNAILRVSAFTEHCGLPVLPGQQPFGGHILSHDFVEAALMRRAGYTVWLVPELGGSYEQSPPHLLAYAQRDRRWCQGNLQHLGLVLAGGLHPSSRGHFLMGVMSYVASPLWLLFLAAGLGAALWDRFVAAESPLGAQALLAGEPSFDVPGALRLMSVSLAMLLLPKVFGLLLALADREEAARMGGRLRLVLGVLVESVVSTLLAPVMMLFQSHFVFGTILGYRVSWSSQQRGDEALPWTEAARRHAVHMGVGVGVAAVAFGVNPGLLPWLAPVVAGLLLSIPLTVWTSRASWGEWTARLGLFLIPEESAPPPVLVRATELARNEVEPVEDALERVLQDDRAHALHLALLESSPGSEGTSLTLAAARRKLMEGASERLSAQEKAAVMLDAETLAEVRGQYVVSRKPAPATSA, via the coding sequence ATGCACGCGCATTCCTTCTCGCCCGGGTCGGCCGGGCTGCGGCGGGCCCTCGTCCTCGGCCCGGCCGTGCTGTCCACGCTCGTGGCGACCGGGGAGCTGATCCGGTTGTTGTGCGTCCGGGGCTTCACCCTCCCCGAGGGGGTGATGACGGGCCTGTTCGCCCTGTGCTTCGCCTGGATCTCGCTCTCCTTCTGGGCGGCGGTGGCGGGCTTCGTCCAGACGCTGCTGGGCAAGCGGCCGCCGGGTCTGCGCTGGCCGGACGCGCGGGAGGAAGCGGCGCCGCTGACGAGCCGCATCGCGGTGGTGATGCCCATCCACAACGAGGACCCGACGTCGGTCTTCGCCAACCTCCAGGCCACCTACGAGTCGGTGGCGGCCACGGGGCGGCTGGAGTCCTTCGACTTCTACGTGCTGAGCGACTCCACGCGCCTGGAGGCATGGGTGGCCGAGGAGCTGGCGTGGTCGGACCTGTGCCGGCGCGTGGGAGGCCAGGGCCGCATCTTCTACCGGCGGCGCTCGGACAACACGGGCAAGAAGGCGGGCAACCTCGCGGACTTCTGCGAGCGCTGGGGCCGCCGCTACGACTTCATGGTGGTGCTGGACGCCGACAGCCTCATGGCGGGTGACACGCTGGTGCGTATGGCGCGGCTCATGGAGCTCAACCCGCGCGTGGGCATCCTCCAGGCCCCGCCGCTGTGCGTGGGGCGCACCACGCTCTTCGCCCGCCTGCAGCAGTTCGCCGGCCGCGTATACGGGCCCGTGGTGGCCGCGGGCGCGGCGGCCTGGCAGCTCGGCGAGTCCAACTACTGGGGCCACAACGCCATCCTGCGCGTGTCGGCCTTCACCGAGCACTGCGGACTGCCGGTGCTGCCGGGCCAGCAGCCCTTCGGGGGCCACATCCTCAGCCATGACTTCGTGGAGGCGGCGCTGATGCGGCGCGCGGGCTACACGGTGTGGCTGGTGCCGGAGCTGGGGGGCAGCTACGAGCAGTCCCCGCCCCACCTGCTCGCGTACGCGCAGCGCGACCGGCGCTGGTGCCAGGGCAACCTGCAACACCTGGGACTGGTGCTCGCCGGAGGTCTGCACCCGTCGAGCCGGGGACACTTCCTCATGGGCGTCATGTCCTATGTGGCCTCACCCCTGTGGCTGCTCTTCCTCGCGGCGGGGCTGGGGGCGGCGCTGTGGGACCGCTTCGTGGCGGCGGAGTCCCCACTCGGTGCCCAGGCGCTGCTCGCCGGGGAGCCCTCCTTCGACGTGCCGGGCGCGCTGCGACTGATGTCCGTGTCGCTCGCCATGTTGCTCTTGCCCAAGGTCTTCGGCCTGCTGCTCGCCCTGGCGGATCGGGAAGAGGCCGCGCGCATGGGCGGCCGGCTCCGGCTGGTGCTCGGCGTGCTGGTGGAGAGCGTCGTGTCCACGCTGCTCGCCCCGGTGATGATGCTCTTCCAGTCGCACTTCGTCTTCGGGACGATCCTCGGCTACCGGGTGTCCTGGTCGAGCCAGCAGCGCGGCGACGAGGCCCTGCCGTGGACGGAAGCGGCGCGGCGCCATGCGGTGCACATGGGCGTGGGCGTGGGCGTGGCGGCGGTGGCGTTCGGGGTGAATCCAGGCCTGCTGCCGTGGCTGGCCCCGGTGGTGGCGGGGTTGCTCCTGTCCATCCCCCTGACGGTGTGGACGTCGCGCGCCTCCTGGGGCGAATGGACGGCGCGGCTCGGCCTGTTCCTCATCCCCGAGGAGTCGGCCCCTCCCCCCGTGCTGGTGCGGGCCACGGAGCTCGCGCGCAACGAAGTGGAGCCGGTGGAGGACGCGCTGGAGCGGGTGCTCCAGGACGACCGCGCGCACGCGCTGCACCTGGCCCTGCTGGAGTCCTCGCCCGGTTCCGAGGGGACGTCGCTCACGCTCGCCGCGGCCCGCCGCAAGCTCATGGAGGGAGCTTCCGAGCGGCTCTCCGCGCAGGAGAAGGCGGCCGTCATGCTGGACGCGGAGACCCTCGCGGAAGTGCGCGGCCAGTACGTGGTCTCGCGCAAGCCCGCCCCCGCGACAAGCGCCTGA
- a CDS encoding glucan biosynthesis protein, translating into MTWAKRWVRGACALGVLGSLVASAAPRATPPAFSAETVRARARELAQKPYRAPAPLPQGAFAGLTYDQYRDIRYRPERALWREAGLPFQAQFFHPGLFYPAPLPMHEVEGGRVTAVRFSPQLFTYGPLVKEPPPSSVEGFAGVRLSGPINRPDYYDEIVVFLGASYFRALGRGNVYGLSARGLAIDTALPEGEEFPLFREFWLEKPRPGADRAVVHALMDSPSVTGAYRFVIIPGERTVMEVEAVLHARKPVKRLGVAPLTSMYLFGENDRGSAEDFRPEVHDSDGLLLWMKDGEHLWRPLQNPSQLSVSSFQVKGLRAFGLLQRDQAFPSYEDLEARYDKRPSVWVEPVGEWGPGTVQLVEIPTHEEVNDNIVAYWVPEKPFGPGAPLSLSWKLHWGSEAPERSQVALSTATRIAAGSTPGARRFVLEFSRGGPEGGEGPVEAVVTASSGQILRPIAQHNAATGGWRATFELVPAAGTPAPIELRCFLRRGTETLTETWSYPWTP; encoded by the coding sequence ATGACGTGGGCAAAGAGGTGGGTGCGCGGAGCCTGTGCGCTCGGGGTGCTGGGGTCGCTGGTGGCCAGCGCCGCGCCCCGCGCCACCCCGCCCGCCTTCAGCGCGGAGACGGTCCGCGCGCGCGCCCGCGAGCTGGCGCAGAAGCCCTACCGGGCTCCGGCGCCCCTGCCCCAGGGGGCCTTCGCGGGGCTCACGTACGATCAATACCGGGACATCCGCTACCGCCCGGAGCGGGCCTTGTGGCGCGAGGCGGGCCTGCCCTTCCAGGCGCAGTTCTTCCACCCGGGCCTCTTCTACCCCGCGCCCCTGCCCATGCACGAGGTGGAGGGCGGACGGGTGACGGCGGTGCGCTTCTCCCCGCAGCTCTTCACCTACGGCCCGCTGGTGAAGGAGCCGCCGCCCTCGTCCGTGGAGGGCTTCGCGGGCGTGCGGCTCAGCGGCCCCATCAACCGGCCGGACTACTACGACGAGATCGTGGTCTTCCTCGGGGCCAGCTACTTCCGGGCGCTGGGCCGCGGCAACGTGTACGGGCTGTCCGCGCGCGGGCTGGCCATCGACACGGCGCTGCCCGAGGGCGAGGAGTTCCCCCTCTTCCGCGAGTTCTGGCTGGAGAAGCCCAGGCCGGGCGCGGACCGGGCCGTGGTGCACGCACTGATGGACAGCCCGAGCGTCACCGGTGCCTACCGCTTCGTCATCATCCCGGGCGAGCGCACGGTGATGGAGGTGGAGGCGGTGCTGCACGCGCGCAAGCCGGTGAAGCGGCTGGGCGTGGCGCCGCTGACCAGCATGTACCTCTTTGGCGAGAACGATCGCGGAAGCGCCGAGGACTTCCGGCCCGAGGTGCATGACTCGGACGGGCTGCTGCTGTGGATGAAGGACGGCGAGCACCTGTGGCGTCCGCTGCAGAACCCGTCCCAGCTGAGCGTGTCCAGCTTCCAGGTGAAGGGCCTGCGGGCCTTCGGGCTGTTGCAGCGCGATCAGGCCTTCCCGAGCTACGAGGATCTCGAGGCGCGCTACGACAAGCGCCCCAGTGTGTGGGTGGAGCCGGTGGGCGAGTGGGGCCCGGGCACGGTGCAACTGGTGGAGATTCCCACGCACGAGGAAGTGAACGACAACATCGTGGCCTACTGGGTGCCCGAGAAGCCCTTCGGGCCCGGGGCGCCGCTGAGCCTGTCCTGGAAGCTGCACTGGGGCAGCGAGGCCCCCGAGCGCTCCCAGGTGGCGCTGAGCACCGCCACGCGCATCGCCGCGGGCAGCACGCCGGGCGCGCGGCGCTTCGTGCTCGAGTTCTCGCGCGGAGGCCCCGAGGGGGGCGAGGGCCCGGTGGAAGCCGTCGTCACGGCGTCCTCGGGTCAGATCCTCCGGCCCATCGCGCAGCACAACGCCGCCACCGGCGGCTGGCGCGCCACCTTCGAGCTGGTGCCCGCGGCGGGCACCCCCGCTCCCATCGAATTGCGCTGTTTTCTGCGACGCGGAACCGAAACCCTCACCGAGACCTGGAGCTACCCGTGGACACCGTGA
- a CDS encoding response regulator, translated as MVVKRAYSVVAQQNDSSPSRVRGNRSSPPERPRATPWRVVVMENLRERGHGLRDLLLQDRFEVDVVEDARGALSRLAQELVPEGVTPPDLLICNARMLGEPGLALLERWCHAHPWVPVILVSAFTNPRLRARMECLPVHLVLDQSFELEDVRSAALAMTESDVIP; from the coding sequence ATGGTGGTCAAGCGCGCCTATTCGGTGGTTGCCCAGCAGAATGACTCATCCCCGTCGAGAGTGCGGGGAAACCGGAGTTCTCCCCCGGAGCGCCCCAGGGCCACGCCCTGGCGGGTAGTGGTGATGGAGAACCTGCGCGAGCGTGGTCATGGCCTGCGCGATCTGCTCCTCCAGGATCGTTTCGAGGTGGATGTGGTGGAGGACGCGCGCGGCGCGCTCTCGCGCCTGGCCCAGGAGCTCGTGCCCGAGGGCGTCACGCCGCCGGATCTGCTCATCTGCAACGCGCGGATGCTGGGCGAGCCGGGGCTGGCGCTGCTCGAGCGCTGGTGCCATGCGCATCCGTGGGTGCCCGTCATCCTCGTGAGCGCCTTCACCAACCCGAGGCTGCGCGCGCGCATGGAGTGCCTGCCGGTGCACCTGGTGTTGGATCAGTCCTTCGAGCTGGAGGACGTGCGCTCCGCGGCGCTGGCGATGACCGAGTCCGACGTCATCCCGTAG
- a CDS encoding VOC family protein yields the protein MKPLLPALHHVAIICSDYARSKAFYTEVLGLRVVHEVYREARDSWKLDLEISPGVQVELFSFPSPPPRPTRPEAQGLRHLAFAVPDVQAVVAELNRRGVSTEPIRVDEYTGKRFTFFADPDGLPLEVYEVTPTK from the coding sequence ATGAAGCCCCTGCTGCCCGCGCTCCACCACGTGGCGATCATCTGCTCGGACTACGCGCGCTCCAAGGCCTTCTACACCGAGGTGCTGGGCCTGCGCGTCGTCCACGAGGTGTATCGGGAGGCACGTGACTCCTGGAAGTTGGATCTGGAGATCAGCCCGGGCGTGCAGGTGGAGCTGTTCTCCTTTCCGAGCCCGCCGCCGCGGCCCACGAGACCCGAAGCCCAGGGCCTGCGCCACCTGGCATTCGCCGTGCCCGACGTGCAGGCGGTGGTGGCCGAGTTGAACCGGCGCGGCGTGAGCACCGAGCCCATCCGCGTGGATGAGTACACGGGCAAGCGCTTCACCTTCTTCGCCGACCCGGACGGCCTGCCCCTGGAAGTCTACGAAGTGACGCCTACGAAGTGA
- a CDS encoding HAD family hydrolase: protein MTDAVIFDRDGVLAEFDLAGAHRELSGLLPFGLEQLGAHLRDWAPRAQAIIDAASERVFWDSFWAHLCQAHGLDEGVRGQLCRFEPRRTLRAFADARPALEQARRHGYRVGVLSNFTLLDLPGSLEALGLGELVDAALSAAVIGAAKPRPEAYLAMARALGVAPEACLFVDDRPECVEGARQVGMRAWLLDRRGRSTEKNRLRGLGELFDVSREHP from the coding sequence GTGACGGACGCCGTCATCTTCGACCGGGATGGGGTGCTCGCCGAGTTCGATCTGGCGGGCGCGCACCGGGAGCTGAGCGGGCTGTTGCCCTTCGGACTCGAGCAGCTCGGAGCCCACCTGCGGGACTGGGCGCCCCGGGCCCAGGCCATCATCGACGCCGCGAGCGAGCGCGTCTTCTGGGACTCCTTCTGGGCGCACCTGTGCCAGGCACACGGCCTGGATGAAGGGGTGCGCGGCCAGCTGTGCCGCTTCGAGCCCCGCCGCACGCTGCGAGCCTTCGCGGACGCGCGCCCGGCGCTCGAGCAGGCGCGCCGTCACGGCTACCGGGTGGGCGTGTTGTCCAACTTCACCCTGCTCGATCTGCCGGGCTCCCTGGAGGCGCTGGGGCTGGGAGAGCTGGTGGACGCGGCCCTGTCGGCGGCGGTGATTGGCGCCGCCAAGCCCCGGCCCGAGGCCTACCTGGCCATGGCGCGCGCGCTCGGCGTGGCGCCCGAGGCGTGTCTGTTCGTCGACGACCGGCCGGAGTGCGTCGAGGGGGCGCGGCAGGTGGGCATGCGCGCGTGGCTGTTGGATCGACGGGGCAGGTCCACGGAGAAGAACCGGCTGCGCGGCCTCGGCGAGCTGTTCGACGTGTCGCGGGAGCACCCATGA